The Mycolicibacterium fluoranthenivorans genomic interval AAGAACATGATCACCGGTGCGGCCCAGATGGACGGTGCCATCCTCGTGGTCGCCGCCACCGACGGCCCGATGCCGCAGACCCGCGAGCACGTGCTGCTGGCCCGCCAGGTGGGTGTGCCCTACATCCTGGTCGCGCTGAACAAGTCCGACATGGTCGACGACGAGGAGCTCCTGGAGCTCGTCGAGCTCGAGGTCCGCGAGCTGCTGGCCGCTCAGGACTTCGACGAGGAGGCTCCGGTCATCCAGGTGTCCGCACTCAAGGCCCTCGAGGGTGACCCGAAGTGGGTCAAGTCCGTCGAGGATCTGATGGACGCCGTCGACGAGTCGATCCCGGACCCGATCCGCGAGACCGACAAGCCGTTCCTGATGCCCGTCGAGGACGTCTTTACCATCACCGGTCGTGGCACCGTCGTCACCGGCCGTGTCGAGCGTGGCGTGATCAACGTCAACGAAGAGGTCGAGATCGTCGGCATCCGTCCCGGCACCACCAAGACCACGGTCACCGGTGTCGAGATGTTCCGCAAGCTGCTGGATCAGGGCCAGGCCGGCGACAACGTCGGTCTGCTGGTTCGTGGCATCAAGCGCGAGGATGTCGAGCGCGGCCAGGTCATCGTGAAGCCGGGCACCACCACCCCGCACACCGAGTTCGAGGGCAGCGTCTACATCCTGTCCAAGGACGAAGGCGGCCGCCACACGCCGTTCTTCAACAACTACCGCCCGCAGTTCTACTTCCGTACCACGGACGTGACCGGCGTGGTGACCCTCCCCGAGGGCACCGAGATGGTGATGCCCGGTGACAACACCGACATCTCCGTCAAGCTGATCCAGCCCGTGGCCATGGACGAGGGCCTGCGGTTCGCGATCCGTGAGGGTGGCCGCACCGTCGGCGCCGGCCGGGTCACCAAGATCATCAAGTGATCTAGGTACACGTCGCACGAGGCGGCGCTCACCTTCGGGTGGGCGCCGCTTTCGTATGCGTGCCCTGCGCCCAAACGCACATTTGGGCCGATTTGTGCGAGTGGAATTCGGCCGAATGTCGATCTCGGCGCCGAGAATGTGGGATCGGTAGCCGTTGGCAGGCGATGTACTCGTCGGCATGAAGATCACCTGTGTCGCCGCCCCGCTGCTGGCGATCGGCATGGCCGTCGCCGGCATCGGGTTCAGTGCCACCACCGCCGAGGCAACCCCCGGTGGCAGCTGGCCCGGTTGCCCGCCGGACAGCCCGGAGGGTCCGTGCCGCTGGTGCCCGGGCGATCCGCCGGTGCAGACCGGGAACCTGCGGGTGAACCCGGTGGTGTGGGACAACAACGTCTGCCACACGTACTGGTACGTCTATCACGGTCAGGGCAATGTGGCCCAGAACATCTTCGAGGGCGAACTGCCCCCGGCCCCACCGCCTCCGCCGCCGAACCTCACGCCGCCACTGCCCGAGGGTTGGTGTTGGTCGTTGTTCCTGCCCACTCCGTGCCCGCCGGGGGTCAAAGGTCCGGGTATGTGAGCTACAGATCGTCGATGCTGAGGATGCCGTCCTGTACGGCCCGGGCGATCAGCGCCGCCTTGGTGGGAGCGGGTCGGCCCACCGCCGCGTACTTGGCTCGCGCGCGCTGCAGGTGGGTGCGCACCGTCGACGGTTCGATGAACAGGCGTTTGGCGACGAATTCCTTGTTCTCGGTCTGGAACCAGGCGATCAGCACCTCGCGTTCCCGTGTGCTCAATCCGGGGCGGCCGACGGTGCGGTCATTGAACAGGGCCTTTGCCATCCGCGGACCGACATAGGGCGTGTTCGAGTGTGCGGCGTAGATCGCGTCGAAGAGGTGCTGCTTGTCTTCACCCTTGCCGAGGAAGGTCATCGCGCCGGCGTCGAGACTGCTCAGGATGACCTCGTCGGTCGACATATGGGAGTACACGATGACCCGATGCCCCGCGGCACAGACTTCGCTGAGGCTCTCGAACTCGGGCCGGTAACGCTCGTACTGCAGGTCGAAGAGCACGACCTCGATCGAGCCGTCGCCTCGAGGGTGCTCGGCCAGGAAAGACGACGGGTCGGGGTAGTCGGCGACGAGGTCGATGGGCGGATCCGCTTCGGCAAACCACGCCTTGACCCCGGCGTGAATAACGTCGTGGTCGTCAATTAGGGCGACCGGGATGGCGGTCCGGGGGTTCGGCACCCCCAGATCTTTGGCCTT includes:
- a CDS encoding LuxR C-terminal-related transcriptional regulator — its product is MNKAKDLGVPNPRTAIPVALIDDHDVIHAGVKAWFAEADPPIDLVADYPDPSSFLAEHPRGDGSIEVVLFDLQYERYRPEFESLSEVCAAGHRVIVYSHMSTDEVILSSLDAGAMTFLGKGEDKQHLFDAIYAAHSNTPYVGPRMAKALFNDRTVGRPGLSTREREVLIAWFQTENKEFVAKRLFIEPSTVRTHLQRARAKYAAVGRPAPTKAALIARAVQDGILSIDDL
- the tuf gene encoding elongation factor Tu, whose translation is MAKAKFERTKPHVNIGTIGHVDHGKTTLTAAITKVLHDKYPELNESRAFDQIDNAPEERARGITINISHVEYQTDKRHYAHVDAPGHADYIKNMITGAAQMDGAILVVAATDGPMPQTREHVLLARQVGVPYILVALNKSDMVDDEELLELVELEVRELLAAQDFDEEAPVIQVSALKALEGDPKWVKSVEDLMDAVDESIPDPIRETDKPFLMPVEDVFTITGRGTVVTGRVERGVINVNEEVEIVGIRPGTTKTTVTGVEMFRKLLDQGQAGDNVGLLVRGIKREDVERGQVIVKPGTTTPHTEFEGSVYILSKDEGGRHTPFFNNYRPQFYFRTTDVTGVVTLPEGTEMVMPGDNTDISVKLIQPVAMDEGLRFAIREGGRTVGAGRVTKIIK